In a single window of the Photobacterium profundum SS9 genome:
- a CDS encoding C39 family peptidase — translation MKTSLLIIAGFFLSSSVFALDYFPSRGAYNVKVKSYQEKVFGDVQRQQYDFSCGSAAVASLLTYHYGLETSENSVFEYMFKYGDKEKIEQQGFSMLDMKKYLEAQGLTANGYKLPLMKLKKLGVPGITIVNFDGYMHFVVIKGMNSSQVILGDPSRGTLTMDIDDFEAGYKGLVLLVKNNVKVGKESFIKQENYSIYTPSPVSEAVIRESLATFSITLPGANDY, via the coding sequence ATGAAAACGTCTTTGCTTATTATTGCTGGTTTTTTTCTTAGTTCATCAGTTTTTGCTCTCGATTATTTTCCGAGTAGAGGTGCATATAATGTCAAAGTTAAGAGCTACCAAGAGAAAGTTTTTGGCGATGTGCAAAGGCAACAATATGACTTTAGTTGCGGTTCTGCGGCTGTTGCATCGTTATTAACTTATCATTATGGTTTAGAAACATCCGAAAATTCTGTATTTGAATATATGTTCAAATACGGAGATAAAGAAAAAATAGAGCAACAGGGTTTTTCCATGTTAGATATGAAAAAATATCTGGAAGCTCAAGGGCTAACGGCAAATGGATATAAGTTACCGTTAATGAAGTTAAAGAAATTAGGCGTTCCAGGAATTACAATTGTAAACTTTGATGGCTATATGCATTTTGTTGTAATAAAAGGTATGAATAGCAGTCAAGTTATACTCGGAGACCCCTCTCGGGGCACACTAACAATGGACATCGATGATTTCGAAGCAGGTTACAAAGGATTAGTATTATTAGTTAAAAATAACGTTAAAGTTGGCAAAGAAAGTTTCATAAAGCAAGAAAATTATAGTATATACACGCCCTCTCCTGTTTCAGAGGCTGTAATTAGAGAATCACTTGCAACCTTTAGTATTACTCTACCTGGGGCAAATGATTATTAG
- a CDS encoding sigma-54-dependent transcriptional regulator — protein sequence MVTQSKNKSINGRLVAIGCNYEPWIALLEQSGWKTHCCYDLRTADAILEEYSPCICIVDLSNNDFSLNSISLRANKTKQVRWIALIKKEQLETDVICQFINNYCVDYFSMPIPSTLLLDTVGHQLGMLEIEARTWVEVTSQHDMGLYGDSKSVKQLRDMVRRVASTEVNVFLTGENGTGKELIAKSIHNLSKRKNAPFINVNCGSLTSDEEKIAFLNSATKLHDDEKPKFNGTILLDNVEELSKELQDELLRYLQAPAGESINEDVNCDIRIVVSSSADLETAVANGEFSKELYYRLNVFHIKVPTLRERGSDIYLLAEKFLGQFSNEYNTLASSFSEDSKQLLLRYSWPGNVRELMNQVKRAALLAEGSEVKAEHFDLPSKSNLKQSLRNIKDEAEKDVLVAVLETHRGQVASAAKDLGVSRATMYRLLNKHNIVPDVRYYNNGQMGE from the coding sequence ATGGTGACTCAATCTAAAAATAAATCAATAAATGGTCGTCTTGTTGCAATTGGTTGTAATTATGAACCTTGGATTGCACTTCTTGAACAATCAGGATGGAAAACGCATTGTTGTTATGACCTTAGGACAGCAGATGCAATACTAGAAGAGTACAGCCCATGCATATGCATTGTTGATTTAAGCAATAACGATTTTAGCTTAAATAGTATTTCTTTGAGGGCAAATAAAACTAAGCAAGTACGTTGGATTGCACTAATTAAAAAAGAGCAGCTAGAAACGGATGTTATCTGTCAGTTTATTAATAATTATTGTGTCGATTACTTTTCAATGCCGATCCCTAGCACTTTACTCTTAGACACTGTCGGACATCAACTTGGTATGCTTGAGATAGAAGCAAGAACTTGGGTTGAGGTAACGTCACAGCACGATATGGGACTGTATGGTGACTCTAAATCGGTGAAGCAACTTCGTGATATGGTTAGACGTGTAGCATCAACAGAAGTGAATGTTTTTCTTACTGGTGAAAATGGTACAGGGAAAGAACTTATCGCGAAATCAATTCATAATTTATCTAAGCGTAAAAATGCACCTTTTATTAATGTTAATTGCGGTTCATTAACATCAGATGAAGAGAAAATTGCTTTTTTAAATTCGGCAACAAAGCTTCATGATGATGAAAAACCCAAATTTAATGGTACTATTTTACTCGATAATGTTGAAGAGTTGTCAAAAGAACTACAAGATGAATTGTTAAGATATTTACAGGCACCTGCAGGGGAGTCTATAAATGAAGACGTAAATTGCGATATACGTATTGTCGTTTCATCAAGTGCAGATCTTGAAACTGCAGTTGCTAACGGTGAATTTAGTAAAGAGCTCTACTATCGCTTGAATGTGTTCCATATAAAAGTGCCGACTCTTAGAGAGCGTGGTTCTGATATTTATCTTTTAGCAGAAAAATTTTTAGGTCAATTTTCTAATGAATATAATACATTAGCATCGAGTTTCTCTGAAGACTCTAAGCAGTTACTCTTACGCTATAGTTGGCCTGGTAATGTAAGAGAGTTGATGAATCAAGTAAAGCGTGCAGCATTGCTTGCTGAGGGTAGCGAAGTAAAAGCTGAGCATTTTGATTTGCCAAGTAAATCTAACCTTAAGCAAAGCTTGCGTAATATTAAGGATGAAGCGGAAAAAGATGTATTAGTCGCTGTACTTGAAACACACCGTGGTCAAGTTGCTTCAGCGGCCAAAGATCTGGGTGTATCTCGCGCTACTATGTATCGTCTATTAAATAAACACAATATAGTTCCTGATGTTCGATATTATAATAATGGGCAAATGGGTGAATAA